The Lactuca sativa cultivar Salinas chromosome 2, Lsat_Salinas_v11, whole genome shotgun sequence genome includes a window with the following:
- the LOC111893255 gene encoding glutamate dehydrogenase B codes for MNALAATNRNFKLAARLLGLDSKLEKSLLIPFREIKVECTIPKDDGSLVSYVGFRVQHDNARGPMKGGIRYHPEVDPDEVNALAQLMTWKTAVANIPYGGAKGGIGCNPAELSISELERLTRVFTQKIHDLIGIHTDVPAPDMGTNPQTMAWILDEYSKFHGYSPAVVTGKPIDLGGSLGRDAATGRGVLFATEALLNDHGMSVSGQRFVIQGFGNVGSWAAQLIHEAGGKVVAVSDISGAIHNKNGIDIPTLMKHVKEHKGVKGFGGANAIDSNSILVEDCDILIPAALGGVINRENANEIKAKFIIEAANHPTDPEADEILSKKGVVILPDIFANSGGVTVSYFEWVQNIQGFMWDEAKVNTELKKYIVQGFKDVKEMCKTHNCDLRMGAFTLGVNRVARATVLRGWEA; via the exons ATGAACGCTTTAGCAGCAACAAATCGTAACTTCAAGCTCGCAGCTCGTCTGTTAGGTTTAGACTCCAAACTCGAAAAGAGTCTCCTCATTCCATTCAGAGAAATCAAg GTCGAGTGTACAATACCAAAAGACGATGGTAGTTTGGTGTCTTACGTCGGATTCAGGGTTCAACATGACAATGCTCGTGGGCCCATGAAAGGGGGAATCAGATACCACCCAGAG gTTGATCCAGATGAGGTTAACGCTTTAGCGCAACTGATGACGTGGAAGACGGCGGTGGCGAATATTCCGTATGGTGGTGCGAAAGGTGGAATCGGATGTAATCCGGCGGAATTGAGTATTTCGGAGTTGGAAAGATTAACTAGAGTTTTTACTCAAAAGATTCATGATTTGATTGGAATCCACACCGATGTTCCTGCTCCTGATATGGGAACTAATCCCCag ACAATGGCTTGGATTTTAGATGAATACTCCAAATTCCATGGATACTCCCCTGCTGTTGTTACTGGAAAACCTATT GATCTTGGTGGATCATTGGGTAGAGATGCTGCAACTGGAAGAGGAGTACTTTTTGCAACAGAAGCCCTTCTTAATGACCACGGAATGAGTGTTTCCGGTCAACGGTTTGTCATACAG GGATTCGGAAACGTTGGTTCCTGGGCTGCTCAACTGATTCACGAAGCGGGTGGAAAAGTCGTAGCAGTGAGTGATATAAGTGGAGCAATACATAACAAGAATGGAATCGACATTCCAACCCTAATGAAACATGTCAAGGAACACAAAGGAGTAAAAGGCTTTGGTGGTGCAAATGCAATTGATTCCAATTCCATTCTTGTTGAAGATTGTGACATTCTCATTCCAGCTGCCCTTGGTGGTGTAATCAACAG GGAAAATGCGAATGAGATTAAGGCGAAATTCATAATTGAAGCAGCTAATCATCCTACTGATCCTGAAGCCGATGAGATTTTATCAAAGAAAGGCGTTGTTATCCTCCCTGATATATTTGCAAATTCAGGAGGTGTAACTGTTAGTTATTTCGAATGGGTTCAG AATATTCAAGGGTTTATGTGGGATGAAGCTAAAGTGAACACAGAGTTAAAGAAATATATTGTGCAAGGTTTTAAAGATGTGAAGGAGATGTGTAAAACACACAATTGTGATTTACGTATGGGAGCTTTTACATTGGGAGTCAATCGTGTTGCAAGAGCTACTGTTCTAAGAGGTTGGGAAGCCTAA
- the LOC111893244 gene encoding protein SINE1 has product MGRNLSPVVKRELENLDKDADSRKSAMKALKSYVKDLDSKAIPIFLAQVSETNDTGTTSGEYTISLYEALARVHGTKIVPQIDNIMSTIIKTLKSTVTSFALHQACSKVVPAIARYGIDPTTPDDKKRRIIHSLCKPLSDSLLANQESLSSGAALCLKALVDSDNWRFASSEMVNEVCQRVVGALEKPMQSNSHMGLVMSLAKHNSLVVEAYARLLIWSGVTILNTGASEGNSQKRLVAIQMINFLMKCLDYKCIMSELNFVIEEMEKCEGEGDQMAYVKGAAFEAMETAKRILIEKGSKFKQNGKKGESDFTLSPESQTMGSFGGYTSMVDSPVSVVDSSKSVSRKLWRHDNGVVDVSLKDGLFSSNRSVNENGFCEDEGDYEDGFSGFFQKSSRSVTPSPQRARSYMDIENVKMYTTPRKHVDENVVVSDLSDCVTHEDDEHDNLTSESMCSTQVITHGDELVLETKATVWLFGYRFVFGFVALFAMIVCFLLVGDLQEDFNLVPT; this is encoded by the exons ATGGGAAGAAATCTGAGTCCTGTGGTTAAGCGAGAACTTGAAAATCTGGATAAAGACGCCGATAGCAGGAAATCAGCCATGAAAGCATTGAAATCTTACGTCAAAGATTTGGATTCAAAGGCGATTCCAATCTTTCTTGCTCAAGTTTCCGAAACCAATGACACCGGAACAACTTCAGGTGAATACACAATCTCACTTTACGAAGCTCTTGCTCGTGTTCATGGCACAAAGATTGTCCCCCAAATCGACAACATCATGTCCACCATTATCAAGACCTTAAAATCCACTGTAACATCTTTCGCTCTTCACCAAGCTTGCTCAAAGGTAGTCCCCGCCATTGCTAGATACGGAATCGACCCCACCACTCCAGACGACAAAAAAAGACGAATCATTCATTCCCTTTGTAAACCCCTTTCCGATTCCCTTTTAGCTAATCAAGAAAGTTTATCTTCTGGCGCTGCTCTCTGTTTAAAAGCTCTTGTTGACTCTGATAACTGGCGATTTGCTTCAAGTGAAATGGTGAATGAAGTATGTCAAAGAGTTGTTGGGGCTTTGGAAAAACCTATGCAGAGTAATTCACATATGGGGTTAGTTATGTCTCTCGCTAAACATAACAGTTTAGTCGTTGAAGCTTATGCGCGATTGTTGATTTGGTCGGGTGTTACGATATTGAATACGGGTGCTTCAGAGGGGAACTCTCAGAAACGATTGGTTGCAATTCAAATGATTAATTTTCTTATGAAGTGTTTGGATTACAAGTGTATAATGTCTGAACTTAACTTTGTAATTGAAGAAATGGAGAAGTGTGAAGGCGAAGGTGATCAAATGGCGTATGTTAAAGGTGCTGCCTTTGAAGCAATGGAAACAGCAAAGAGAATCTTGATTGAAAAAGGTTCGAAATTTAAGCAAAATGGTAAAAAGGGTGAATCTGATTTCACTTTATCACCCGAATCACAAACCATGGGTTCATTCGGTGGGTATACTTCGATGGTTGACTCACCAGTCTCAGTCGTTGACTCTTCAAAAAGTGTGAGTAGAAAGCTTTGGAGGCATGACAATGGTGTGGTGGATGTTTCTTTGAAAGATGGGTTGTTTTCAAGTAACAGAAGTGTTAATGAAAACGGGTTTTGTGAAGATGAAGGAGATTATGAAGATGGGTTTTCAGGATTCTTTCAGAAAAGTTCAAGAAGTGTTACTCCTAGTCCTCAG AGAGCTCGATCTTATATGGATATTGAGAATGTTAAGATGTACACAACTCCAAGAAAGCATGTTGATGAAAATGTTGTTGTGAGTGATCTTAGCGATTGTGTCACTCATGAAGATGATGAACATGATAATCTTACTTCAGAATCAATGTGTTCAACTCAAGTCATTACACATGGAGATGAACTAGTTCTTGAAACTAAAGCAACAGTATGGTTATTTGGTTATAGATTTGTGTTTGGTTTTGTTGCTTTGTTTGCaatgattgtttgtttcttgttAGTTGGAGATCTACAGGAGGATTTTAATCTTGTTCCTACATGA